One Sphingobacteriales bacterium DNA segment encodes these proteins:
- a CDS encoding amidohydrolase family protein, with translation MDLKQVLLQKINSKGGWVNTHSHLDRAYSLTAESFPFVNAHLKEKWGLVDKIKRESTADQIYDRMARATENFIAQGAQAIGTFIDVDDIIEDKAIIAAQRLKDNYGKQIKLRFANQVLKGVIDPKARQWFDLSVQFVDILGGLPAKDAGHEEEHYDIILSTAHQMGKMAHIHVDQFNTDEEKETELLARKTIEHNMQGRVVGIHGISVGAHPAAYRQELYELMRQAQLMMITCPTAWIDHRRSERLAPSHNAITPVDEMHPEGIIVGLGTDNIYDLYKPFNDGDMWIELRVLLEACRFYDIDALVEIATTNGLKTLGIEA, from the coding sequence ATGGACTTAAAACAAGTTTTACTTCAAAAAATCAACAGCAAAGGTGGCTGGGTTAATACCCACAGCCATTTAGACAGAGCCTACTCGCTAACAGCCGAGAGTTTTCCGTTTGTAAACGCTCATTTAAAAGAAAAATGGGGGTTGGTTGACAAAATCAAACGCGAATCAACTGCTGACCAAATTTACGACCGGATGGCACGCGCCACCGAAAATTTTATAGCGCAAGGTGCACAAGCCATAGGCACTTTTATTGATGTTGATGACATAATTGAAGACAAAGCTATAATTGCCGCGCAACGACTAAAAGACAACTACGGCAAACAAATAAAATTGCGCTTTGCCAACCAAGTATTAAAAGGTGTAATTGACCCAAAAGCAAGACAATGGTTCGACTTATCGGTTCAGTTTGTAGATATTTTGGGTGGGTTGCCCGCTAAAGATGCCGGACACGAAGAAGAACACTACGACATTATATTATCAACCGCGCATCAAATGGGCAAAATGGCACATATCCACGTTGACCAATTTAATACAGACGAAGAAAAAGAAACCGAATTATTAGCCCGCAAAACCATTGAACACAATATGCAAGGCCGTGTAGTGGGCATTCACGGCATATCGGTAGGGGCACACCCCGCCGCATACCGCCAAGAGTTATACGAGCTTATGCGTCAAGCCCAGTTGATGATGATTACCTGCCCTACCGCATGGATTGACCACCGCCGCAGCGAACGCCTTGCACCCAGCCACAATGCCATAACACCCGTTGATGAAATGCACCCCGAAGGCATAATTGTTGGCTTGGGAACCGACAATATTTACGACCTATACAAACCCTTTAACGACGGCGACATGTGGATTGAACTGCGCGTTTTGTTAGAGGCTTGCCGCTTTTACGACATAGATGCATTGGTAGAGATTGCTACTACCAATGGACTTAAAACATTGGGAATTGAAGCCTA
- a CDS encoding gliding motility-associated C-terminal domain-containing protein translates to MPLQLFEICEGEPPQNLLPNAGSWSGQGVDDDAKLFYPDWNGPGTFTLTYFIDSCEASTQVIVHPKPQLAGDVSACIGGAPFQLQNPPQAGAWEVLPGTLTASGMFTPKTAGSYTCTYTTVNGCQSSITVLVQDITLSASASLVCASPVSINAIPANGWWDAYTGLDTNTGIFDPLQAGKGTHTLTYNLAGNCKESITITVADFSVTDYIEVCPDDQPTFYLSGTNLPPGGLWTSNAVPSGIMNPNTGLFNSNAQGGNNFTEVVSFQFDGCSDETTVNITKAAVTQSEVFICQNELPLLITSLGQPAGGVWSGSGIITDANGDVFFDPAAVPAATHTLTYSYNNCAAQVLITVYPIEANTSIIKCGDDAQFLLPEIVQPNPPGGTWNGSGVVPGAEGIGIFNPAIANNINQIIYTSPNGCKDTLTVTVNQKVDAQINSFGTYLCYYDTTLLLTAEPPGGNFTVNGQPATSFNPVDYGEGPVLIIYQYDNGCKNYDYYNLNVGTPIALDISPDTLICKGSSVAIKAFASGGTGNQYIYVWDNGLNYGQIKKVSPETTTTYTVTANDGCSNPESKNVTITVADTVLFNLVTNEPVCFGKDGFANIIPPTGANYSIEWNDNVFSGFDVAGTAGTYYATITDLNSGCKEQVAIVIPQYDPLLASFSSNENQLDCVKGLDLFFTDFSTGGVSGWWDFGDGTPQQPYVSDEVAQHSYASPGIYKVTLYIENEGNCIDQIVKEICIDLNNEILAPTAFSPNNDGTNDTYNIMAYGTEYVRLMIFSRWGEKVFETTDPVNIGWDGNYNGQPCEVGAFTYVIDYKLNFGPPYKRLGQLRGQILLVR, encoded by the coding sequence TTGCCCTTACAGCTTTTTGAAATTTGCGAAGGCGAGCCACCTCAAAACCTGCTGCCTAATGCCGGCTCTTGGTCGGGGCAAGGAGTTGATGATGATGCTAAACTATTTTATCCCGATTGGAACGGGCCGGGAACTTTTACGTTAACCTATTTTATTGATAGCTGCGAAGCATCGACCCAAGTAATAGTGCATCCTAAACCACAATTGGCTGGAGATGTGTCGGCGTGCATTGGTGGCGCACCATTTCAACTGCAAAATCCACCTCAGGCGGGTGCTTGGGAGGTATTGCCCGGAACCCTAACGGCATCCGGAATGTTTACACCTAAAACTGCCGGCTCATACACCTGCACTTACACAACTGTAAATGGTTGCCAAAGCAGTATTACGGTCTTGGTGCAAGATATTACGTTAAGTGCATCGGCAAGTTTGGTTTGCGCTTCGCCGGTTTCAATAAATGCCATACCAGCCAACGGATGGTGGGATGCCTACACAGGACTTGACACCAATACCGGTATTTTTGACCCCTTGCAGGCCGGAAAAGGCACGCATACCCTAACTTATAATTTGGCTGGCAACTGCAAAGAATCTATTACAATAACCGTAGCCGATTTTTCTGTTACAGATTACATAGAAGTTTGCCCTGATGACCAACCAACTTTTTATTTATCCGGAACCAATTTACCACCCGGTGGCCTGTGGACATCAAACGCTGTACCTTCGGGCATTATGAACCCCAATACCGGATTGTTCAATAGCAACGCACAAGGCGGAAATAATTTCACGGAAGTAGTGTCATTCCAATTTGACGGTTGCAGCGATGAAACAACGGTAAATATAACAAAGGCCGCAGTAACGCAAAGCGAAGTTTTTATCTGTCAAAACGAGCTGCCTTTACTAATAACCTCACTTGGGCAGCCTGCGGGCGGCGTATGGTCGGGAAGCGGCATCATAACCGACGCTAACGGCGATGTGTTCTTTGACCCTGCTGCCGTGCCAGCGGCTACGCACACGCTTACCTACAGCTATAACAATTGCGCAGCACAGGTGTTAATTACAGTATATCCAATTGAAGCCAATACAAGTATTATTAAATGTGGAGATGATGCGCAATTTTTGCTTCCGGAAATAGTACAGCCAAATCCGCCCGGAGGAACTTGGAACGGTTCAGGCGTTGTTCCGGGTGCCGAGGGAATTGGTATTTTTAATCCGGCAATAGCTAATAATATCAATCAAATAATATACACTTCGCCCAACGGTTGTAAAGACACTTTAACGGTAACGGTAAATCAAAAAGTTGATGCGCAAATTAATAGTTTCGGTACTTATTTATGTTATTATGACACCACGTTATTGCTGACTGCCGAGCCACCAGGTGGCAATTTTACCGTAAACGGCCAGCCAGCTACAAGTTTTAACCCAGTTGATTACGGCGAAGGCCCGGTATTAATTATATATCAATACGACAATGGCTGCAAAAACTACGATTATTACAATTTGAATGTTGGTACACCCATTGCCCTCGATATTAGTCCCGATACGTTAATATGCAAAGGGAGTAGTGTGGCCATCAAGGCGTTTGCCTCGGGCGGCACTGGCAACCAATACATCTATGTTTGGGATAACGGCCTAAATTATGGTCAAATAAAAAAAGTAAGTCCAGAAACAACCACAACCTATACCGTAACGGCAAACGATGGCTGCTCGAACCCCGAATCTAAAAACGTTACAATTACAGTAGCCGATACCGTACTTTTCAACCTCGTTACCAACGAACCTGTTTGTTTTGGCAAGGATGGTTTTGCCAATATTATACCACCCACAGGGGCAAATTATAGTATTGAGTGGAATGATAATGTTTTTTCCGGATTTGATGTCGCCGGCACAGCGGGTACGTATTATGCTACCATTACCGACCTAAACTCAGGCTGTAAAGAACAAGTTGCCATTGTTATACCGCAATATGACCCGCTTTTGGCAAGTTTTTCGTCTAACGAAAATCAATTGGACTGCGTTAAGGGCTTAGACCTGTTTTTCACTGATTTTAGCACCGGTGGTGTTTCCGGATGGTGGGATTTTGGAGATGGAACACCGCAACAACCCTATGTTTCAGACGAAGTGGCACAACATAGCTATGCAAGTCCGGGCATCTATAAAGTTACTTTGTACATTGAAAACGAAGGCAATTGCATTGACCAAATCGTTAAAGAAATTTGTATTGACCTTAATAACGAAATTTTAGCACCTACAGCTTTTAGTCCTAACAACGACGGCACAAACGATACTTATAATATTATGGCTTATGGTACCGAATACGTACGCTTGATGATTTTTAGCCGTTGGGGCGAGAAGGTTTTTGAAACAACCGATCCTGTAAATATAGGTTGGGATGGGAATTATAACGGCCAACCATGCGAGGTGGGTGCTTTTACCTACGTTATTGATTACAAACTAAATTTTGGCCCACCGTACAAACGTTTGGGGCAATTAAGAGGGCAAATTTTATTAGTCAGATAA
- the argH gene encoding argininosuccinate lyase: MKLWQKGFEVSKEIEKFTVGRDREMDLFLAPYDVLGSIAHITMLASINLLTAAELPILTAGLRKIYAEIADGQFIIEDGVEDVHSQIELLLTRRLGDVGKKIHSGRSRNDQVLLDLKLFLRNEVQAIVEAIQPLFELLLTLSERYKHVLIPGYTHYQVAMPSSFGLWFGAYAESLVDDVIMLQAAYRITNKNPLGSAAGYGSSFPLNRALTTQLLGFDNLNYNVIYAQMGRGKTEKLTADALASVGATLAKLSQDVCLYINQNFGFIAFPDELTTGSSIMPHKKNPDVFELVRAKCNKIQALPNEISLIIGNLASGYHRDLQVIKESLLPVFTELKNCIAITTYALEHIIINENAVHDEKYKYMFSVEVVNNLVMQGVSFRDAYKQVGDAIANGTYTPDYNVNHTHQGSIGNLCNQEIKTLMHTVLSEFRFKQAQEAFERLLQDDKSLSNSFTVY, encoded by the coding sequence ATGAAACTTTGGCAAAAGGGATTTGAAGTTAGCAAGGAAATTGAGAAGTTTACGGTTGGCCGAGACCGTGAGATGGATTTATTTCTTGCTCCTTATGATGTGCTTGGCAGCATTGCACACATTACCATGTTGGCCTCTATCAATCTTTTAACTGCTGCTGAATTACCCATACTTACTGCCGGACTGCGAAAAATTTACGCCGAAATTGCCGATGGTCAATTTATAATTGAAGACGGAGTTGAAGACGTACATTCGCAAATTGAATTATTATTAACCCGCCGCTTAGGCGATGTGGGCAAAAAAATTCACAGCGGGCGGTCGCGCAACGACCAAGTTTTACTTGATCTTAAATTATTTTTGCGCAACGAAGTTCAAGCTATTGTTGAGGCCATACAGCCACTTTTTGAATTGCTGCTAACCCTTAGTGAAAGATACAAACACGTTCTAATTCCGGGATACACCCATTACCAGGTTGCCATGCCCTCCTCTTTTGGTTTATGGTTTGGTGCTTACGCCGAAAGTTTAGTTGACGATGTAATTATGCTTCAGGCTGCTTACCGTATAACCAATAAAAATCCACTTGGGTCGGCGGCTGGCTACGGTTCTTCTTTTCCGTTAAATCGCGCGCTTACCACCCAACTATTAGGCTTCGACAACTTAAATTACAATGTAATATATGCTCAAATGGGGCGCGGCAAAACCGAAAAATTGACGGCAGATGCCTTGGCTTCGGTAGGGGCAACTTTGGCAAAATTATCGCAGGATGTTTGTCTTTATATTAATCAGAATTTTGGTTTTATTGCTTTTCCGGATGAATTGACAACGGGTTCGAGCATTATGCCCCACAAAAAAAATCCGGATGTTTTTGAATTGGTACGAGCAAAATGCAATAAAATACAAGCCCTGCCCAACGAAATATCTCTAATTATCGGCAATTTAGCCTCGGGCTATCACCGCGATTTACAGGTAATCAAAGAAAGTTTATTGCCCGTTTTTACCGAACTTAAAAACTGCATAGCCATTACAACCTACGCACTCGAACATATTATTATCAACGAAAACGCCGTTCATGACGAAAAGTATAAATACATGTTTAGCGTTGAAGTAGTTAACAATTTAGTAATGCAAGGCGTGTCTTTCAGAGATGCCTATAAACAGGTAGGCGATGCTATTGCCAACGGCACCTATACCCCGGATTATAACGTTAACCACACTCACCAAGGCAGTATTGGCAATTTGTGTAACCAAGAAATTAAAACATTAATGCATACCGTTTTAAGCGAATTTCGATTTAAACAGGCACAAGAGGCATTTGAGCGATTATTACAAGACGATAAATCATTAAGTAATAGTTTCACTGTCTATTGA
- a CDS encoding CUB domain-containing protein codes for MCAQYNLGANNGQTIIDCEGTLEDSGKGGNNPGDYGLNNDQTMTVCMPDAEEICIFIDEFNTEEPHDSLTIYTGTDLTGDVLLTLTGIQNASTICFPGEANGGIECFTFHFYSDSAVTRPGFNLHWEATIKQPPPIPPFNITGVDCEEASIVITLPAPILCQYVNAASFNLIGPAAPCIADAIADNCVDGLTTQITLVLCGPITKSGSYGLTFAYTYLDICGKEWPFNAAANFTVNNCPIEASLPPYIYTCGTCVFLDPDVTGGDGNYTYQWAPALEEGATVAQGMACPPKSATYTVTVTDGLGQWDTASVFVEVCPFEVTLPDASFCAGNCLDITALVTGGYAPFTYSWQAADPNAVSNVFINAATNTICVLSPTTITVTVTDAAGNITTATATMTVEKLTASLTGGGGTYCGTPLPIGVVANCGSGNYTYNWSPALIEGSTVASGNIGNLSTPQTYSVTVTDAETNEQVVISGIFVDLCKLQIDIACPSQLCNDTQSIGVNVSGLSGNYSYNWSPALNEGANVQWGTTSVTTATLYSVTVTDNITGEIATDTCTVDVCKLTANLLIPTYLCDELDVATHCLSINLDITGGSPPYNVVWSAPLDTLVGQGPHIVCLTDTTILVNVTITDSKGVTTTDIGKLDPCAFVAFFDGETNLCQNLCTDLTIETFGGTWAYEFTWLPPYDNLVGPGPHQICVTGPTNVQCLVKSGNEIKLVTANIEICPFIADVEIDTVMCPGQSDTLRLYITGGTGPYKIDWDVNGLGNLYNIDEANGIDPNDGYDPKYLVIAPNVASLQTDRFVVFVTDALGLVRTDTVWVNYHPEPGFALTAF; via the coding sequence TTGTGCGCCCAATACAATTTAGGCGCAAACAACGGCCAAACTATTATTGACTGCGAGGGAACACTTGAAGATAGTGGAAAAGGGGGCAATAATCCCGGTGATTACGGCCTTAACAACGACCAAACTATGACCGTTTGCATGCCCGATGCTGAGGAGATTTGTATTTTTATAGATGAATTTAACACCGAAGAACCGCACGACTCGCTTACAATTTATACCGGAACCGACCTAACGGGCGATGTGTTGCTTACTTTAACAGGCATACAAAACGCCAGCACAATTTGTTTTCCGGGTGAGGCAAATGGCGGGATTGAATGTTTTACTTTCCATTTTTACAGCGACTCGGCAGTAACACGTCCCGGATTTAATTTACATTGGGAGGCTACTATTAAACAACCGCCACCAATTCCACCTTTCAATATTACGGGCGTAGATTGCGAAGAGGCAAGTATTGTAATTACCTTGCCCGCGCCAATTTTATGCCAATACGTTAATGCGGCCTCTTTTAACCTTATTGGCCCCGCTGCGCCCTGCATTGCCGATGCCATTGCCGATAACTGTGTTGATGGTTTAACCACGCAAATTACATTAGTACTTTGTGGACCTATAACAAAAAGTGGTAGCTATGGACTGACTTTTGCCTATACTTATTTAGATATTTGTGGCAAGGAATGGCCGTTTAATGCCGCTGCAAATTTTACCGTTAATAATTGTCCTATTGAGGCGAGTTTACCACCTTATATTTATACATGTGGCACTTGTGTTTTTTTAGATCCCGATGTTACCGGCGGCGATGGAAATTACACCTACCAATGGGCACCGGCTTTAGAAGAAGGGGCTACTGTGGCGCAAGGAATGGCTTGTCCGCCAAAATCGGCTACTTACACCGTTACAGTTACCGATGGATTAGGGCAATGGGATACCGCCAGCGTGTTTGTTGAAGTTTGTCCCTTTGAGGTTACACTCCCCGATGCCTCGTTTTGTGCCGGAAACTGCTTAGATATTACCGCTTTGGTAACTGGCGGTTATGCACCATTTACTTACAGTTGGCAGGCTGCCGACCCAAATGCTGTTTCAAATGTATTTATTAATGCTGCAACTAACACAATTTGTGTGCTTTCGCCTACAACAATTACCGTTACGGTTACCGATGCCGCCGGCAATATAACAACGGCAACTGCCACTATGACGGTCGAAAAATTGACGGCAAGTTTAACGGGTGGTGGAGGTACTTATTGTGGGACACCTTTACCCATAGGCGTAGTGGCTAATTGTGGCTCGGGAAATTATACCTACAATTGGTCGCCGGCTTTAATAGAAGGTAGTACTGTAGCATCCGGAAATATTGGCAATTTATCAACGCCTCAAACCTATAGCGTAACCGTTACCGATGCCGAAACCAACGAGCAAGTTGTAATATCCGGAATTTTTGTAGATTTGTGTAAACTTCAAATAGACATAGCTTGCCCCAGTCAACTTTGTAACGACACGCAAAGTATCGGTGTAAACGTATCCGGATTAAGTGGGAATTATTCGTACAACTGGTCTCCGGCTTTAAACGAAGGGGCAAATGTGCAATGGGGCACCACCAGCGTAACTACAGCTACCTTATATAGCGTAACCGTTACCGATAATATTACCGGCGAAATTGCCACTGATACCTGCACCGTTGATGTGTGTAAACTTACTGCCAACTTGCTTATTCCGACTTATTTATGCGATGAATTAGATGTTGCTACGCATTGTTTGTCTATAAATTTAGATATTACCGGTGGCTCGCCTCCGTATAATGTTGTTTGGTCGGCCCCGTTAGATACTTTAGTAGGGCAGGGGCCTCATATTGTTTGCCTTACCGATACAACTATTTTGGTAAATGTAACTATTACCGACAGCAAAGGCGTTACCACTACCGATATTGGCAAACTCGACCCCTGTGCTTTTGTGGCCTTTTTTGATGGCGAAACAAACCTTTGCCAAAACCTGTGTACCGACCTGACTATTGAAACATTTGGCGGCACTTGGGCGTATGAATTTACATGGCTACCCCCTTACGATAATTTGGTAGGTCCAGGCCCGCATCAAATATGTGTTACCGGCCCCACCAATGTGCAATGTTTGGTAAAAAGTGGCAACGAAATAAAATTGGTAACAGCAAATATTGAAATTTGCCCGTTTATTGCCGATGTAGAAATTGATACGGTAATGTGCCCTGGTCAAAGCGATACCTTGCGCCTTTATATTACCGGAGGTACAGGTCCGTACAAAATTGATTGGGATGTTAACGGATTAGGCAATTTATACAATATTGATGAAGCCAACGGCATTGACCCCAACGATGGCTACGACCCTAAATACCTTGTTATTGCCCCCAATGTTGCCAGCCTTCAAACCGACCGCTTTGTAGTTTTTGTAACCGACGCTTTGGGTTTGGTGCGCACCGATACCGTTTGGGTCAATTATCATCCGGAGCCGGGTTTTGCCCTTACAGCTTTTTGA